CGATTACCATCCATCCTGCACTGTAAAGTACAATCTCTAAGTTGCGCTGGGCAATACCTTCATCGATTCCCCAGCGAAATAATTGCGGGGTGACAGCATTCGCAACTGTCAAAAGTAAGAGACTTAACAAAGCTCCTAAGGAAATCCATCGATAATTGCTCAAGCTTCCTAGCACTCGCTGAATTGCTTGCATCGATGAAGAATTTTCGGGGATTTGTAATTGTTTAACCAATGAAATGCACCCTTGCGTCTTTCACAAATTATCTCGCACCTGAGAACTTGTGTAACTCAAGTAATTTTGAAAGTGAAGTTTGGAGTTCGGAAGGCGAAGTTTCAAGTTTTTTACTCGAAGCTTGGTGTTTGGAAGGGGAAGTTCCGAGCTTTTAACTCGAAGTTTGGAGTTCGGAAGGCGAAGTTCCAAGTTTTTTACTCGAAGCTTGGTGTTCGGAAGGCGAAGTTCCAAGTTTTTTACTCGAAGCTTGGTGTTCGGAAGTCGAAACTCCGAGCTTTTAACTCGAAATTTGGAGTTCGGAAGTCGAAACTCCGAGTTCAGAACAGAAACTTTCCTGCTTTTGACTCGAAACTTCGAGTTCTGAGGTTGAATAGTCGCCTTCCCCGCATCAATTCTGCTATTTTTTCTGACAATTTTTTTGCGAAATAGCACAATAACGGCATGATTTATTCATTAGGCAAACCAATAAACCTGGAAATTGACAGTGAAAACAGTATCCGGTGCTATTCAGAAAGCAGCCAACTTTTTTGCACCTTGGTCGTTAGTGGTGGCAATGACTACAGGGATACTCATCAGTATTCCAGTCGCCAGTATAGCGCAACAGCAACCCAATACATCAACAGCAGAGCAAGTTGCTGGATTAAAGGAAGCTGAACAACTCAATCAACAGGTAGAAAAGTTATACCTTGAAGGTAAATATAGTACTGCCATCCCCTTAGCAGAACGCGCACTGGCTATTCGAGAGCAGCTACTAGGTAAAGAAGATCAATTGGTTGCCGAAAGTTTAAATAATTTGGCTAAACTTCATCGCAAACAGGCCAACTATCAACAAGCTTTACCTTTATTTCAACGTGCACTGGCTATTAGGGAAAAACTACTGGGTAAAGAACATCCCCTAGTTGCCCAGACGCTAAATAATTTAGCACTGTGGTATCAAGCACAGGAAGACAATCAACAAGCTTTACCTTTATTTCAACGGGCACTGGCTATTCGAGAAAAAGCATTAGGTAACTCACATCCTGATGTTGCTGAAACCTTAAACGATCTAGCAGGATTGTACTTTGATCGAGCAAATTATCAACAAGCTTTACCTTTATTTCAACGGGCATTGGCTATTCGAGAAAAAGCACTAGGTAACTCACATCCTGATGTTGCTGAAACCTTAAACGATCTAGCAGGATTATACCGAGAACAGGGAAACTATCAACAGGCTCTACCCCTGTTGCAACGCGCTTTGGCTATTTATGAGAAAACACTGGGTAAAGAACATCCCGATGTCGCTCTTAGCTTAGGTAATTTGGCACGAGTGTACAAAGCACAGGGAAACTATCAGCAGGCTCTGCCTTTGTTGCAACGTTCTCTAGCAATTAGAGAGAAAATGCTGGGCAACGAACATCCATTGGTGGCCATTAGTATAAGTAATTTAGCACAATTGTATCAACAACAGGGAAACTATCAACAGGCTCTACCCCTGTTTCAACGCGCCTTGGCTATCAATGAGAAAGTTTGGGGTAACTCACATCGAGAGGTGGCGACTAACCTGAATAATCTGGCAGTGTTGTACGTGATACAGGGAAAATATCAACAAGCTGAACCTCTGTATCTACGTGCTTTGGCTATCAGTGAAAAGGTACTAGGTAAGGAAAATCCCAGTGTTGCCTCTAGCCTAATTAATTTGGCTGAATTGTATCGAGTTCAGGGAAAACATCAACAAGCAGAACCTTTACTTCAACGCGCTTTGGCTATCAATGAGAAAGTACTAGGTAACTCACATCTAGATGTTGCTTTAGCGCTGAATAATTTAGCACAAGTTTACCAAGAACAAGGAAAGTATCAACAGGCGGAACCTTTATATCTACGCGCTGTTGCCATTATGGAGAAAGTACTGGGTAACAAACATTCCGATGTCGCCACTAGCCTGAATAATTTAGGACTACTCTACCAAGAACAGGGAAAATATCAACAAGCCGAACCTTTGTTGCAACGTTCTCTAGCAATTCGAGAGAAAGTACTGGGTAACTCACATCCTGATGTCGCCAATAGCCTAAATAACTTGGCATATCTGTACCAGCAACAAGGAAAATATCAACAAGCCGAACTTCTGTTTCAGCGCTCTTTAGCTATCTATGAGAAGGTATTTGGTAACTCACATCCTAATGTTGCCTACGCACTAAATAATTTGGCACAACTGTATCAGCAAGAGGGAAAATATCAACAAGCTGAACCTCTGCTCCAGCGCTCTTTGGCGATCGCAGAGAAAGTACTGGGTAAGGAACATCGAAATGTCGCCGCTAGCCTGAATAATTTGGCTGCACTCTACCAGCAAGAAGGAAAATATCAACAGGCTGAGTCTTTGTGGCAACGCGCTTTGGCTATCAATGAAAAGGTACTGGGTAATGAACATCCCGATGTTGCCCTTAGTCTGAATAATTTGGCATATATTTACCAGGCACAGGGAAAATATCAACAGGCGGAATCTCTGTATCTACGCGCACTAGCTATCTATGAGAAAGTACAGGGTAAAGAACATACTGATGTTGCCCGTAGCGTCAATAATTTGGCTGGACTATACCAGCAAGAGGGAAAATATCAACAAGCCGAACTTCTGTTTCAGCGCTCTTTAGCAATTTATGAAAAATTACTGGGAAGCGTTCATCCCGATGTTGCCCGTAGCATAAATAATTTGGCATTACTTTATCAATTACAGGGAAAATATCAACAGGCAGAACCTTTATATCTACGAGCTTTAGCTATCAATGAGAAGACACTCGGTAAGGAACATCGAGAAGTTGCCATGAACCTGAATAATTTGGCACAACTGTATCAAGCACAAGGAAAATATCAACAGGCGGAACCTCTGTTGCAACGTGCTTTGGCTATCAATGAAAAGTTACTGGGTAGCGTTCATCCCGATGTCGCTCTTAGCCTAGGTAATTTGGCATACCTGTATCAGGAACAGGGAAACTATCAACAGGCGGAAACTTTGTTGCAACGATCGCTAGCAATCAATGAGAAAGTACTGGGGAATTTTCATCCTGATGTCGCCATGAGCCTAAATAATTTAGCTGCACTATACCAAGCTCAGGATAACTATCAAAAGGCTCTACCTCTGTTGCAACGCGCTTTGGCTATCTTTGAAAAGGTACTCGGGAAGGAGCATCCCAATGTCGCCACTAACCTGAATAATTTGGCACAACTGTACAAGACACAGGGAAAATATCAACAAGCCGAACCTCTGTTTCAACGCGCTTTGGCTATCAATGAGAAAACATTAGGTAAGGAACATCCCAATGTCGCCCTCAGCCTGAATAATTTGGCTGGACTCTACCAAGAACAGGGAAAATATCAGCAAGCTGAACCTTTGTTGCAACGCGCACTAGCTATCAATAAGAAAGTACTGGGGAATATGCATCCTTATGTCGCCATGAACCTAGGTAACTTGGCTACACTATACCAAGCTCAGGGCGATCTTACTCGTGCTATTGAATTTTCAAGGCGCAAGCTGGAAATTGAAGAACACAATTTGAATCTGATTTTTGCTGTTGGCTCAGAACAAAGAAAACAAAACTACGTCAGAACTTTTAAAGGCTCAACAGATATTACTGTTTCCCTATCGCTGCAAGAAGCTCGCAATAATTCAGCAGCCGCTTCCTTAGCATTAACTACTGTCCTGCGTCGCAAAGGATTGGTGTTAGATGCAATGGCTGATAGTATCCAAATACTACGTAGTAAACTTGACAGCAATCCCCAAACGCAAAATTTATTTGCTCAATGGTTACAAGTACAACAACAACTCTCAGCATTGGTATTTTCTCCACCAGCAAAACAAACTGCTAACTCCAAAACACAATTAGAGCAACTCGAAGCGGAGAAAGATAAATTGGAAGCGGAGATTAGTACTAAAAGTGCGGAATTCCGCATCCAAACCCAACCAGTAGAATTATCAGCAATTCAAGCCAAAATACCTACTGATGCAGCTTTAGTAGAAATTGCCCAGTATCAACCATTTAATGCCAAAGCCCAGACAGACGAGCAAAAATGGGGTGAACCGCATTATGCGGCAGCTGTGTTACGCTCTGTTGGTGAACCCAAGTGGGTTGATTTGGGAGCCGCCGCCGCTATTGATAAATTAGCTGTGAAATTCCGCGCATCTTTATTACCAGGAACACCATTTAAAAAGCTTGCTCACAGTTTAGAGCAACAAATTATTGAACCAATTCGCCCTTTGTTAGGAAATGCACAGCATATCTTGATTTCTCCCGATGGACAGTTAACACTAATTCCCTTTGAAGCCCTGATTGATGGGCAAAATCAATTCCTGATTCAGCATTATGCTTTTTCTTATCTCACCAGTGGCAGAGATTTGTTGCACTTTCAGCCAAGTGTCAATCAAGCTTCGACTCCGGTAGTGTTTGCAGATATCGACTATAACAACTCTGTACAAGCTGTCGCCGCAGTTAAAGCAACCACTGTCAGGGGCGAGCAGAATTTGCGTTCCGCCGACTTAGCAAATTTAGAATTTAGCCCGTTAACCGCGACTCTAGATGAAGCCACAGCAATTAAAGCTGTCATTCCTGATGCGAAAGTGCTGCTAGGTAAAGATGCAACCGAAACAGCCGTCAAACAACTTCACAGTCCGAGTATTTTGCATTTGGCTACTCACGGTTTTTTCATCAGTGATGTTGAACAAAATTTGAATCCTTCGCTAGCTCAGGATTTGCAACAACTTCCACAAAAGGTTTTACAGGTAGAAAACCCCTTACTGCGTTCGGGAGTAGCCTTAGCTGGTGCTAACAAACGCAACCAAGTCCCAGCAAATAGCGATGATGGTGTTTTGACAGCGCTGGAAGTAGCCGGATTAGATTTGCACTCAACTGATTTAGTCGTGCTGTCGGCTTGTGAAACTGGCACGGGAGATGTGAAAGTCGGTGAAGGTGTTTATGGTTTGCGCCGTGCTTTGGTAATTGCTGGTTCTCAAACTCAGATTTTAAGTTTGTGGCAGGTGGATGATGCGGCGACTAAGGAATTAATGGTGAAGTATTACCAGAACTTGAAAGCGGGTCAAGGCAGACATGAAGCATTACGTTCTGCACAGCTTGAATTGCTGAAGAACCCCAATTATCAGCGTCCAATGTTCTGGGCGGCGTTTGTTGCTTCTGGTAACTGGACACCGTTGAATAATAAGTAGTTAATTACAGTCTCAATCTCGGTTTTAGAAGCTGACGCTTTGAGTTATGAGGCTGGATAATTGCGTAGGCGTAGCCAGTCAGAGACATCGCAGATTCTTTCTTGCTGACTTTTTTTACAGATACTTGGCGAATATTACTGAGTAAAGCCATGATTGTGCAATAACTCAATCTACTAATCTGTAATTTTAAAGTGAAAAAAGTATACAGTAATCTTCAAGCAGCAAGTAGCTTATTCGCACCTTGGTTAGCGATCGCTGCAATTACTACAGTCTCATTATTAAGTATCCCAGTCAAAAGTACAGCACAACAGCAATCTAACTCATATTCAGCAGAGCAACGCGCAGCCTTACAAGAAGCCGAACAACTGAATCAACAGGCAAACAAACTATATCAAGAAGGTAAATACAGTTCAGCCATTCCCTTAGCAGAACGCACGCTGGCTATTCGAGAGCAAGTGCTGGGGAGCCAACACCTAGATGTAGCCGAAAGTTTAAACAATTTAGCTATCTTATATCGAGAGCAGGGAAATTATCAACAAGCAGAACCTTTGTTTCAACGCTCTCTAGCGATCGCAGAAAAAGTTCTGGGTAATTCACATCCCATTGTCGCCACTAGCTTGAATAATTTGGCTTTAGTTTACCAATATTTAGGAAACTATCAACAAGCAGAACCTCTGTTTCAACGCTCTTTAGCTATCAGAACGAAGGTATTAGGTAATGAACATCCTGATGTCGCCACCAGCTTAAATAATTTAGCGAATCTCTACCAAAAGCAAGGAAAATATCAATCAGCAGAACCCTTGTATCAACAAGCTGTGAGTATTTATGAGAAACTACAGGGTAAAGAGCATCCAAATGTTGCCACTAGTTTAAATAATTTAGCAGAAGTATATCGATTACAGGGAAAATATCAGCAGGCTGAACCTCTATATCAACACGCTTTGAGTATTTATAATAAAGTCCTGGGTAACTCACATCAACTAGTTGCTAATACCCTAAATAATTTGGGATTGCTATATACTGCACAAGCCAAATATCAACAAGCAGAAGTTCTTTATCAACATTCTCTAGATATCTATAAAAAGCTATTTGGTGAAGAACATCCAGAGTTTGCCAGTACCCTGAATAATTTGGCTTTTTTATACAAAGAAATAGGCAACTATCAACAATCAGAAGTGCTATATCAACGCTCTCTAGCTATTAGAGAAAAGATACTCGGTAATGCTCATCCCGATGTTGCCCAAAGTCTCAATAATTTGGCACTACTTTACCAAGCGCAAGGAAAATATCAACAAGCTGAACCTTTTTATCAACGCTCTTTAGCTATTATCGAGAAAGTGCTAGGTAAAGAACATCCCCATGTTGCTCTTGCTCTGAATAATTTGGCACTACTTTATCAATTACAGGGTAAATATCAACAAGCCGAACCTCTATTTCAACGCTCTCTAGCTATTAGAGAGAAAGTGCTAGGCGATTCCCATTCTGATGTTGCTCAAAGTCTAAATAATTTAGCACTACTTTACCAGGAGCAGGGAAACTATGACCAGGCAGAGATTTTATTTCAGCGCTCTTTAGCTATTGACGAGAAGATAGTAGGTAAAGAACATCCTGATGTTGCTTTAAGTTTGAATAACTTGGCTAATTTGTACCGGGAAGAAGGAAAATTTCCACAAGCAGAAACTCTGTTTCAAGATGCTTTAACAATTTATGAAAAGACGCTGGGTAACGAACATCCAAATGTCGCTCTTACTCTCAATAATTTGGCACTAGTTTATCAGTATCAAGGAAATTATCAAAAGGCAGAACCTTTGCTGCAAAGGACTTTAGCTATCCAAGAAAAGATACTCGGTAACTCACATCCTGATGTTGCTTTGAGCCTGAATAATTTAGCAGCACTATACCAGTATCAAGGCAACTATGAAAAAGCAGAACCTCTGTTTCTGCGCTCTTTAGCTATTTATAAAAAGATACTGGGTAACGAACATCCATCTGTGGCGACAAATTTAACTAATTTAGCATTACTTTACCAAAATCGAGGCGATATTGCTCGTGCTATCGATTTTTTACACCAGGCGTTGGAGATTGAAGAACACAATCTCAAATTAATTTTTGCTGTTGGCTCAGAACAAAGAAAGCAGAATTATGTGAGAACATTTACAGGGACAACCGATCTGAGTATTTCCTTAGCTCTCAATGGAGCGAGAAATAATTCAACCGCCGCATCGTTGGCATTAACTACTGTCTTACGCCGCAAAGGACTTGTATTAGATGCTGTAGCTGATAGCATCCAAATACTACGCGCTCAACTTGACAGCAACCCCAAAACCCAAAAGTTATTTACTCAGTGGTTGCAAGTACAACAGCAACTATCTTCTTTAGTATTTTCTGAAGCCGAAAAACAAACTGCCAACTCTAAATCTCAGTTAGAAGAACTAGATGATGAAAAACAACAATTGGAAGCAGCGATAAGTACTAAAAGTGCAGAATTTCGCACGCAAACTCAATCAGTAGAACTAGCCACAATTCAAGCGAAAATACCCCAAGATGCAGCTTTAGTCGAAATTGTCCAATATCAACCATACAATCCCAAAAGTAAAGTAATCGGGCAACGATGGGACAAACCGCGTTATGCTGTGGCAGTGTTGCACTCTGCTGGCGAACCAAAGTGGATTGATTTAGGAGATGCCGCAGAAATTAACCAATTGGCAATTAATTTTCAAGCAGCATTAGCCACAGGAAAACCATTTAAGAAATTGGCTCGCAGTTTAGATAAACAATTAATAGAACCAATCCTGCCTTTATTGGAAAATGCGCGTCATTTGTTAATTTCTCCCGATGGACAGTTAACATTAATTCCCTTTGAAGCACTCACCAACGAGCAAGGACAATTCCTAATTCAAAATTATGCTTTTTCTTACCTTACCAGTGGGCGAGATTTGTTACGCTTTGCCCCCAGCGGGAATAAATCTTCTGCTCCTTTGGTGTTAGCAGATATAGACTATAACAACCAACTACAAGCTGTCGCTGTCGCTAAAGCACCTGATGTGCGTGGTTCCCAAAATTTACGTTCTGGGGACTTGGCGAATCTGGTATTCGATCCCTTAGATGCGACTAAAGCTGAAGCCACAGCCATCAAAGCTGTCTTACCCAATGCGCAAGTGTTGCTAGGTAAAGATGCGACGGAAACGACAATTAAAAAACTTCACAGTCCGAGTATTTTACATTTAGCTACCCACGGTTTTTTTATTAGCGATGTCGAACAAAATCTGAATGCATCGCGGGGGACAGAAATTGCAACGCGATCGCCTAAAATTTTACAAATAGAAAACCCCTTATTACGTTCTGGTTTGGCGTTGGCTGGTGCTAATAAACGTAACCAAGTCCCAGCAAATAGCGATGATGGCGTACTTACAGCCTTGGAAGTGGCTGGTTTGGATTTGCGCTCAACTAATTTAGTCGTGCTTTCTGCCTGCGAAACTGGTAGAGGTGATGTACAAGTTGGCGATGGGGTTTATGGTTTGCGCCGTGCTTTAGTAATGGCTGGCGCTCAAACTCAGATTTTAAGTTTATGGCAAGTGGATGATGCGGCAACCAAAGAATTAATGGTGAAGTATTATCAAAGCTTAAAAGCTGGTAAAGGTAGGCATGAAGCTTTACGTTCTGCACAGATAGAGTTACTTAATAGCCAAAATTATCAGCATCCGAGATTCTGGGCTGCGTTTGTTCCTTCCGGTAACTGGACACCGTTGAACGAGAAGTAGCGAAAAGTAGTCTTGCAATTCGCTGAAAGTAAAGAACTTTGAAAGATCTGGGAACACTAAATCCAGACCAAGTCAGGATTTCAGCATGGTTAGCACTACTAAAATGAGTATTTCTGGGTATCAAATAACTGAAGAACTCTACAATGGCTCTAGAACCCTGGTTTATCGAGGTTATCGAGAAAGCGATCGCCAAGCTGTAGTTCTTAAACTGCTGAAAAATCCCTATCCTAGTTTCAGCGAACTGGTGCAGTTTCGCAATCAATACACTCTTGTCAAAAATCTTCATCAACCGGGAATCATCGAAACCTATAACCTAGAACCTTTCCAAAATGGTTATATATTAGTCATGGAAGACTTTGGGGGAATTTCCCTCAAGAATTATTTCACCAACAGCGATCGCATTCCATCTCTAGATGAGTTTTTACAAATTGCGATATCTCTATGCGATACCTTAAACCTTCTCTATCGTCATGGTGTAATTCATAAAGATATTAAACCAGCCAATATATTAATTAATCCTGAAACCAAACAAGTTAAATTAATTGACTTTAGTATTGCATCTTTACTTCCACGAGAAACTCAAGAAATCCGCAATGCTAACACCCTAGAAGGCACTCTAGCTTATATTTCACCAGAGCAAACTGGACGGATGAACCGGGGGATTGATTACCGCAGCGACTTCTACTCATTAGGCGTCACCTTTTACGAACTCCTGACCGGAAAATTACCTTTCGCTGGTGATGATTCAATGGAGTTAGTGCATTGTCACTTAGCCAAAACTCCTATTCCCATCCATCAAATCAATCCCAATATTCCGTTAGTTTTATCGCAAATCATCGGTAAGTTGATGGCGAAAAATGCCGAAAACCGCTATCAAAGTGCTTTGGGCTTAAAATACGATCTAGAAATTTGCCTGAGTCAATTACAAACCACTGGTAGGATTGAATCTTATCCACTTGGCGAGCGAGATATTAGCGATCGCTTCCTGATTTCTGAAAAACTCTACGGACGAGAAAAAGAAGTTAAAATTCTCCTACAAGCATTTGAAAGCGTTAGCCTTGGTGCAACCGAAATCATGCTCGTTGCGGGTTTTTCTGGAATTGGTAAAACTGCCGTAGTTAATGAAGTCCACAAACCAATTGTACGGCAACGCGGTTATTTTATTAAAGGTAAATACGATCAATTTCAACGCAACATACCCTTGTCTGCTTTTGTCCAAGCTTTTCGCAATTTGATCGAGCAATTACTCTGTGAATCTGACGTACAACTGCAAGCTTGGAGAAGCAAGATATTAGCGGCTGTTGGGGAAAATGGACAGATACTTATTGAAGTTATTCCTGAATTAGTCAAGATCATTGGCGAGCAACCACCAGCCTCAGAACTATCAGGAACAGCAGCCCAAAATAGATTTAATTTATTATTTCAGAAATTCACCCAAGTTTTTATGTCTGCCGAACATCCTTTAGTGATGTTTTTGGATGATTTACAGTGGGCAGATTTCGCATCTCTGAACTTACTACAACTGTTGATGCAAGACACAAAGCATTTATTGATATTGGGTGCGTATCGAGATAATGAAGTGTCGCCAGTTCACCCTTTCATCATCACTGTAGATGATATCGTTAAAACTGGAGCAGTAGTTAATACAATCACACTGCAACCATTAAATCTAGTGGATATGAATCAGTTGGTTGCTGATACACTAAATTGCGAATTATCTCTAGCTAAACCCTTAACAGAATTAGTCTACAATAAAACTAAAGGTAATCCATTTTTTGCTACACAATTTCTTAAAGCATTGTATGAAGATGGACAGATTACTTTTAATTGGGAAGCACGATATTGGGAATGTAATATCGCTGAAGTTAGAGCTTTAACCCTAACTGATAATGTAGTAGAGTTTATGGCACAGCAATTACAAAAATTGCCTGCTGAAACTCAAGATATACTCAAACTGGCAGCTTGTATCGGAGCGCAGTTCGATTTACAGACCTTGGCAATCATCTCTGAAAAATCTCTAGAAAATGCGGCGATCGCGTTATGGAAAGCGTTACAAGAAGGTTTAATTATTCCCAATACAGAAATCTATAAGTTCTTTATTCAGTCTGATAATGGTTCAGTTGCTGATGCAACAGGTAATCCAATTTATCGGTTTTTGCACGATCGCGTCCAACAAGCGGCTTACTCTTTAATTCCAGAAGAGCAAAAACAATCGACTCATCTCAAAATTGGTCGATTGCTGTGGCAAAATACTTCTGAAGATTTGCAACAAGAACGAATTTTTGAAATTGTCAGTCAGTTGAATAGCGGTCAATCTCTAATTACCCAGATCGATGAACGTCAAAAATTAGCTCAATTAAATTTACAAGCTGGTCGCAAAGCCAAAGAAGCAACCGCTTATCGTGCTGCACTAAATTTCTTTCATTATGGAATTAACTTACTCACAACTAATAGTTGGAAAATTGCTGCCGATCTGAGTCTTAGCTTATATGAAGAAGCTGCTGAAGTTACCTTCCTCAACAGCGATTTTGAGCAGATGGAATCTCTGATTCAAGTGGTTGAGCAAAATACATCCAACTTAATGGATAAAATTAAAGTTTATGAAATTAAGCTCCAGGCTTATCAGGTACAATATCAACCTCTGCAAGCGATCGCTATCGGACGAGAAATTCTTCAACAATTAGGAGTGATATTACCAGAATCACCCACTCCTGAGGACATTCATCAACAAGTAGAAAACACGCTCCTCAAATTAGCAGACAGGAAAATCGATGATTTAATTCATCTACCCATAATGAACGATCCTCACGCATTAGTAACGTTGCGGATCGTAGCCAGTCTTATGCCTTCCATCAAAACTGCTGCTCCGCAACTATTTCCCATCATTGCTTGCGAACAGGTGAATTTATTTCTCAAATACGGCAATGCACCTCTGTCTGCGCCAGGGTATGCAGATTTTGGCATTGTATTGAATAGCTTGAATCAACTAGAATTAGCCTATCAATTTAGCCAGCTTGCTTTGAGAATTTTGGAAAAATTTCAAGTAAAAGCTGTTTACTCTATGACAGCATTTAAAGTTGGTGGATTTAATCTTTATATCAAGCAGCACATTCGAGATGCAGTAGCCTTATTCAAGGCTAACTATCAGTTTGGATTGGAAGCTGGAGATTTAGTTCATGTACTTTTATCCCAAATTGCTCAAATATATTATCAATATTTCAGTGGTCTAGAAAACTTAGCTATTTTGCAACAAGAACTCAAGAAAATTGAATGTATTTTTCTTGGCAATCAAAATAGCTTAAATTGGTTTAAACTCGTAAACCAAACAATGATTAATTTGACCGAATATAGGGATAGTCCAGAAGTTTTAAGGGGAGAATATTTTCATGAAGAAGAACTCTTATTAGCTTTCCTCAAAGAAAATGATGAGACAGCATTGCATGTATTCTTCCTCAATAAGCTAATCCTCGCCTATTTATTCGATCGTATCCCAGCAGCAGCAGACAGTGCAGCTAGAGCAGAACAATATCTCAAGGGGAGTGGAGGATTATTATTTTTACCAGTCTTCTTATTTTACGATTCTTTATCTCATTTTGCTGTTTATTCAACTGCAACAGAACTGCAAAAAAGTCAATTGCTATTGAAAGTAAATAACAATCAAGAAGACCTCAAGTTACGAGCCAAATTTGCACCGATGAATTTTCAGCATAAATACGATCTAGTTGAAGCCGAACGCCATCGGGTTTTAGCGAATCAAATAGAAGCTATTGAATACTACGATCGCGCCATTTCTGGAGCCAAGGAAAACCAATTTTTCAGCGAAGAAGCATTAGCCAACGAACTAGCTGCCAAATTTTATCTCGGTTGGGGTAAAGAAAAAATCGCCCAAGCTTATATGACCGAAGCATATTACTGTTATACTCGCTGGGGTAGCACAGCCAAAGTTGTGGATTTAGAAAACCGCTATCCCCAACTACTCGCACCCATATTACAAAGACAATCACAGTCTTTCAAATCATCGGTAATCAAAACTTCTACATCTTCGCAAACAATCCAAACTTCTACCTTTAGTAAAGCTAACATTTCCGAATCCCTAGATTTGTCCAGCATTCTCAAAGTTTCTCAATCTCTGTCGAGTGAAATTGAGTTGGATAAAT
The genomic region above belongs to Calothrix sp. NIES-2098 and contains:
- a CDS encoding peptidase-like protein, translating into MKTVSGAIQKAANFFAPWSLVVAMTTGILISIPVASIAQQQPNTSTAEQVAGLKEAEQLNQQVEKLYLEGKYSTAIPLAERALAIREQLLGKEDQLVAESLNNLAKLHRKQANYQQALPLFQRALAIREKLLGKEHPLVAQTLNNLALWYQAQEDNQQALPLFQRALAIREKALGNSHPDVAETLNDLAGLYFDRANYQQALPLFQRALAIREKALGNSHPDVAETLNDLAGLYREQGNYQQALPLLQRALAIYEKTLGKEHPDVALSLGNLARVYKAQGNYQQALPLLQRSLAIREKMLGNEHPLVAISISNLAQLYQQQGNYQQALPLFQRALAINEKVWGNSHREVATNLNNLAVLYVIQGKYQQAEPLYLRALAISEKVLGKENPSVASSLINLAELYRVQGKHQQAEPLLQRALAINEKVLGNSHLDVALALNNLAQVYQEQGKYQQAEPLYLRAVAIMEKVLGNKHSDVATSLNNLGLLYQEQGKYQQAEPLLQRSLAIREKVLGNSHPDVANSLNNLAYLYQQQGKYQQAELLFQRSLAIYEKVFGNSHPNVAYALNNLAQLYQQEGKYQQAEPLLQRSLAIAEKVLGKEHRNVAASLNNLAALYQQEGKYQQAESLWQRALAINEKVLGNEHPDVALSLNNLAYIYQAQGKYQQAESLYLRALAIYEKVQGKEHTDVARSVNNLAGLYQQEGKYQQAELLFQRSLAIYEKLLGSVHPDVARSINNLALLYQLQGKYQQAEPLYLRALAINEKTLGKEHREVAMNLNNLAQLYQAQGKYQQAEPLLQRALAINEKLLGSVHPDVALSLGNLAYLYQEQGNYQQAETLLQRSLAINEKVLGNFHPDVAMSLNNLAALYQAQDNYQKALPLLQRALAIFEKVLGKEHPNVATNLNNLAQLYKTQGKYQQAEPLFQRALAINEKTLGKEHPNVALSLNNLAGLYQEQGKYQQAEPLLQRALAINKKVLGNMHPYVAMNLGNLATLYQAQGDLTRAIEFSRRKLEIEEHNLNLIFAVGSEQRKQNYVRTFKGSTDITVSLSLQEARNNSAAASLALTTVLRRKGLVLDAMADSIQILRSKLDSNPQTQNLFAQWLQVQQQLSALVFSPPAKQTANSKTQLEQLEAEKDKLEAEISTKSAEFRIQTQPVELSAIQAKIPTDAALVEIAQYQPFNAKAQTDEQKWGEPHYAAAVLRSVGEPKWVDLGAAAAIDKLAVKFRASLLPGTPFKKLAHSLEQQIIEPIRPLLGNAQHILISPDGQLTLIPFEALIDGQNQFLIQHYAFSYLTSGRDLLHFQPSVNQASTPVVFADIDYNNSVQAVAAVKATTVRGEQNLRSADLANLEFSPLTATLDEATAIKAVIPDAKVLLGKDATETAVKQLHSPSILHLATHGFFISDVEQNLNPSLAQDLQQLPQKVLQVENPLLRSGVALAGANKRNQVPANSDDGVLTALEVAGLDLHSTDLVVLSACETGTGDVKVGEGVYGLRRALVIAGSQTQILSLWQVDDAATKELMVKYYQNLKAGQGRHEALRSAQLELLKNPNYQRPMFWAAFVASGNWTPLNNK
- a CDS encoding TPR repeat-containing protein, which gives rise to MKKVYSNLQAASSLFAPWLAIAAITTVSLLSIPVKSTAQQQSNSYSAEQRAALQEAEQLNQQANKLYQEGKYSSAIPLAERTLAIREQVLGSQHLDVAESLNNLAILYREQGNYQQAEPLFQRSLAIAEKVLGNSHPIVATSLNNLALVYQYLGNYQQAEPLFQRSLAIRTKVLGNEHPDVATSLNNLANLYQKQGKYQSAEPLYQQAVSIYEKLQGKEHPNVATSLNNLAEVYRLQGKYQQAEPLYQHALSIYNKVLGNSHQLVANTLNNLGLLYTAQAKYQQAEVLYQHSLDIYKKLFGEEHPEFASTLNNLAFLYKEIGNYQQSEVLYQRSLAIREKILGNAHPDVAQSLNNLALLYQAQGKYQQAEPFYQRSLAIIEKVLGKEHPHVALALNNLALLYQLQGKYQQAEPLFQRSLAIREKVLGDSHSDVAQSLNNLALLYQEQGNYDQAEILFQRSLAIDEKIVGKEHPDVALSLNNLANLYREEGKFPQAETLFQDALTIYEKTLGNEHPNVALTLNNLALVYQYQGNYQKAEPLLQRTLAIQEKILGNSHPDVALSLNNLAALYQYQGNYEKAEPLFLRSLAIYKKILGNEHPSVATNLTNLALLYQNRGDIARAIDFLHQALEIEEHNLKLIFAVGSEQRKQNYVRTFTGTTDLSISLALNGARNNSTAASLALTTVLRRKGLVLDAVADSIQILRAQLDSNPKTQKLFTQWLQVQQQLSSLVFSEAEKQTANSKSQLEELDDEKQQLEAAISTKSAEFRTQTQSVELATIQAKIPQDAALVEIVQYQPYNPKSKVIGQRWDKPRYAVAVLHSAGEPKWIDLGDAAEINQLAINFQAALATGKPFKKLARSLDKQLIEPILPLLENARHLLISPDGQLTLIPFEALTNEQGQFLIQNYAFSYLTSGRDLLRFAPSGNKSSAPLVLADIDYNNQLQAVAVAKAPDVRGSQNLRSGDLANLVFDPLDATKAEATAIKAVLPNAQVLLGKDATETTIKKLHSPSILHLATHGFFISDVEQNLNASRGTEIATRSPKILQIENPLLRSGLALAGANKRNQVPANSDDGVLTALEVAGLDLRSTNLVVLSACETGRGDVQVGDGVYGLRRALVMAGAQTQILSLWQVDDAATKELMVKYYQSLKAGKGRHEALRSAQIELLNSQNYQHPRFWAAFVPSGNWTPLNEK